The Ziziphus jujuba cultivar Dongzao chromosome 12, ASM3175591v1 sequence CGGATCATCAACAATGATGTAAGAGTTAGATCACACATTGTTGAAACCTACCGTGGGCATGAACAAGAAGTCTGTGGCCTAAAATGGTCAGCCTCTGGTCAGCAATTAGCCAGTGGAGGGAATGATAACGTCCTCCGTATCTGGGACAGAGCAATGGCATCATCAAATTCACCAACACAGTGGCTTCACAGGCTTGAAGAGCATACATCTGCGGTGAAAGCCATTGCTTGGTGCCCTTTCCAGGGCAATTTGTTGGCTTCTGGTGGAGGTGGCACTGATCGAACCATAAAGTTTTGGAACACCCACACAGGTGCATGCCTCAACTCAGTTGACAGCGGCTCTCAGGTTTGTTCATTGGTTTGGAACAAGAATGAAAGGGAGCTGCTTAGTTCACATGGGTTTGCTCAGAATCAGCTTACCCTTTGGAAATACCCTTCAATGGTTAAAGTGGCAGAGCTCACTGGCCACACCTCCAGAGTTCTTTTTCTGGCTCAGGTAATTATCAATTATTTGAAGTAAGTTTAAATGGTCTATTAAATGATTTATCAATTGTTAAATGGTTTCATACTAAATCTTGTCATTCTTGTGGACAATTTTCAGAGCCCAGATGGTTGCACGGTGGCATCTGCGGCGGCTGACGAAACACTTAGGTTCTGGAATGTTTTTGGGGTCCCAGAAGTGTGTAAGCCGGCTCCAAAAGCAGATCTCGAGCCTTTTTCAAACGTGTGCCGCATCCGGTAATCAAGAACATGTAGAAATTTCATCAGAATTTCTTGGAACTATTTAATGGAAGTTGGAGATGCATATTCTACCTTTGCATCGacaaaaatagaatataatcAGCTTCAGTTTTGAAACAGAGGTTCCCTTGTATGGGACAGAAGTTTTGTTgtgttttcattttgtttttaagaaATCTCAATATGtacatacatttatatacaaatacagAACCGTTGTAAACATGTTGTAGAGTTTGTTCTGTTTCCGTTGCATGGATGGCCTCCTTCACTTGAATGATGGAGTAGATGGTACAAGTATACAAATATACCAACAATTTGCCTTCAGAAGAAAGTAGACTTAAataaatagagagaaaaaaaaaaaaaaaggcttttacATGACTTTTCTTTCTACGTAATACAAGATTTTGAATTCTCCTGAAAAGGTTATATTATACTCGGTTTTCCCAATttgtaatatgttttttttttttaattttaacttcaTAATGTCAATTTTACTATTGTTGAAAACTTTCGAGGTCTGAACAAAATGCTTTTTGATGAGGCAATTGCGGGGTTTGGATCAACTTTAAGTGAGAAGTCGTGGTAATACATAGACATCACACCCCTCGTTATGCAGGACTTGAGAGAGCCTAACTCAAAGTATAAGAAAAAAGTTGTTTGGTTACATGAAAGCCCACGTGTTGAAAACCCATTTGCAGAGTTTGTATGTAGTGCTCATTTAAGCTTTATGTTTGCTTCAAAAATCACTTATTAGCACTAATCAAacaatccaaaataaataaacaatccaAGTTGCTCCTctttattcccaaaaaaaaaaaaaaaaaaaaaaaactcatatccAATCCCTTACTTTCCATTAAATTGAATGCTATTTAACGTAACCTTAAATAGTATCTAATTCTCATCGAaatattatcttctttttttttttcttttttttttatgttgaccAAAGCTTTTATATGTAGACTTGAAAATTAAAACAcgtgttttattcatatttctgGAACAGGCAATGAATTCTCTGAATGTGCtagttatttatgttttatctaATCAAGGATACAATTTTTTAGGgttggtgcatctaaaatataataatatacatattatatacccCATTAATGATGTTGTATTTTCCCACGAGACTCACAATGGCACTTAGAAAATTAGAGAACCAAATTAAGGTTCAAAAACGTTGCTTGCATGCACCTTCTTATCCATGTAAATTGTCAACGTaacctataatttttttaatttttttttaaattatcattacCAACGAGATATGAGAGTTACTATTCCTAATTCCTTCATATTTTTTTgatagtaaaaattaaaaattatatcatttGTGTATGAGTGTGATAatactttgatttattattgtttcCAAATCTTTTTAGCCATCAAGTTTTTAGTGACAGTTAAttctactactattattatttgttttttttttttttttgaaatgacaAACTAATTCTAATATTTAAACATATGCAAATTGTCAATCAACATCTtacattatataaaattaaaaatcaaataaaaaaaatagaatttgaaactttgatAATTCACCACTCAACCCGCCCTTTTTGTTTTCTGAATCGTAGACACCCAAACTCAATTGTGCTTATCGCTATCATACAAGAAAAAGTAACATCATTAAATAAAAcatctagagagagagagagagagaagagaagagagagaaagaggttgATTGATTTTGGTGATCAGTTGGTGAAATTGGAAATGGTGGCGTGAGGCTCAGTGGCTTTAGCCGCCGGAGACGGCTCAACACTCGGCGAAGGAGTCACCGGCTTCGCCTTAACCAATTCCTCAGGCAAATCGGCAATGCCTTTCAGATAAAACGTGTAGAAGATCTTGAATGGAAAAACCAGCTGCCGGAGTTTCACCTCTCCGGTAACCCCTTCGAAGATCCCCGATCCTCCGGTCACCGCCAAGTACGTGTCCTCGTACGTCAGGTACGGTCCCTGAACCGATATGTGACCGTAATCTCCGAAATACAAGCTGTAGATTGCTTCGTACCGATCGCCTTTCTTTTCAGGCACGTGTTGGATCAGTATGCAGAGGC is a genomic window containing:
- the LOC107429496 gene encoding cell division cycle 20.2, cofactor of APC complex isoform X3, coding for MEERTRILAFKNKPPTPVEPIPREFTNSLRHDKPVKQRRKIPQTSERTLDAPELIDDYYLNLLDWGSCNVLAIALANSVYLWDGTDGSTSELVTVDEENGPVTSVSWAADGGNIAVGLNNSEVQLWDSAANRLLRTLKGGHRLRVGSLAWNNYILTTGGMDGRIINNDVRVRSHIVETYRGHEQEVCGLKWSASGQQLASGGNDNVLRIWDRAMASSNSPTQWLHRLEEHTSAVKAIAWCPFQGNLLASGGGGTDRTIKFWNTHTGACLNSVDSGSQVCSLVWNKNERELLSSHGFAQNQLTLWKYPSMVKVAELTGHTSRVLFLAQSPDGCTVASAAADETLRFWNVFGVPEVCKPAPKADLEPFSNVCRIR